A genomic segment from Bryobacteraceae bacterium encodes:
- a CDS encoding PQQ-binding-like beta-propeller repeat protein, translating to MRLLNLICVVAVAAAAQDWPQFRGNPRLTGVTTAAVPKTLRVVWTWDAGDAIESSAAIAGGTVYAASQAGELVALELATGRLKWRYKTGGPVGESSPAVGSGVVVVGDLDGHVHGVNAATGRGMWKHKTFSEVKSSPTIVDDRVLIGSYDQSLYALDIKTGKELWAFATQGPVHCTPGVMEGVTYVSGCDEKFRAIRVSDGEETYLVDSGSYIGASPSLAGDSAYFGTYDNRVLAVDMKARKVKWSYENPQRKFPFYSSAAVTGNRVLLGGRDKLMYCLNAATGKPFWTFATKSRIESSPAVADGRVFFGSNDGRFYVLELETGKKVWEFEAGAPLSASPAIAQGRVVIGSQDGRLYCFGE from the coding sequence ATGCGTTTATTGAATCTGATCTGTGTAGTTGCCGTGGCGGCTGCGGCGCAGGATTGGCCGCAGTTTCGAGGGAATCCGCGACTGACGGGTGTTACGACGGCGGCGGTTCCGAAGACGCTGCGGGTGGTGTGGACCTGGGACGCCGGCGACGCCATTGAGTCGTCGGCGGCGATCGCCGGAGGCACGGTGTACGCCGCGTCGCAGGCCGGCGAGCTGGTGGCGCTCGAACTCGCCACGGGAAGACTCAAGTGGCGCTACAAGACAGGCGGCCCGGTGGGCGAATCGTCGCCGGCGGTGGGTTCGGGCGTGGTTGTCGTCGGCGATCTCGATGGTCACGTGCATGGCGTAAACGCGGCCACGGGCCGTGGGATGTGGAAGCACAAGACGTTTTCGGAGGTGAAGTCCTCGCCGACCATCGTGGACGACCGGGTGCTGATCGGTTCCTACGATCAGAGCCTGTACGCGCTCGATATCAAGACGGGAAAAGAGCTGTGGGCCTTCGCGACCCAGGGTCCGGTGCACTGCACGCCGGGCGTGATGGAGGGCGTCACCTACGTATCGGGATGCGACGAAAAGTTTCGCGCCATTCGCGTATCCGACGGGGAGGAGACGTACCTGGTGGACTCGGGTTCCTACATCGGCGCTTCGCCGTCGCTGGCCGGAGACTCGGCGTATTTCGGCACGTACGACAATCGCGTGCTGGCGGTGGACATGAAGGCGCGCAAGGTGAAGTGGAGCTACGAGAATCCGCAACGGAAGTTTCCTTTCTACTCGTCGGCGGCCGTCACAGGCAACAGGGTGCTGCTCGGAGGCCGCGACAAGTTAATGTACTGTTTGAACGCCGCCACGGGAAAGCCGTTCTGGACGTTCGCCACGAAATCCCGAATCGAGTCGTCGCCGGCGGTGGCCGACGGGCGGGTGTTCTTCGGTTCGAACGACGGGCGGTTCTACGTGCTCGAACTGGAGACGGGAAAGAAGGTCTGGGAGTTCGAGGCCGGGGCGCCGTTGTCGGCATCCCCGGCCATCGCGCAAGGGCGGGTCGTCATCGGGTCACAGGACGGCCGGCTCTACTGTTTCGGCGAGTAG